The following is a genomic window from Strongyloides ratti genome assembly S_ratti_ED321, chromosome : 1.
AGCAGAAGCTGAATACTTGTATGacgttttaaaaaaatatacaacaGCTGAACCGGTGAGAGAAGGAAATGGGagtattgtataaaaatatcgctgtcttttttttaaaatttataaaaaattgtttataatagagatgaaactttttttcgTATAATCAAGATAAATTTCAGCAAAAAGTAAAAGTAACAGGTGAcagttatttattttaaaaattgtaaaaaaaaaacaactatttttttatgtaattttttatttttaatacaaaagcTACAATACTTAtgaatgttaaaattatatatattcacAACAAAATTGAACAAGTATCTGCAAAGCATAAAATTACTCAAAAAATTTGATCAGTTTCGAAtaatgttcttttttttccataaaaaGTAAACTATTCCAAACGACAACAGTACTTAAAATCATATCTAAATTTTCtctaaattttatacaaagtTTCTTTCAGGGACGAATAATGTATGAATATCACAAAGTTTTTCAACgaaattttaattcaataattataatttaaaaaaatgtttaaactTGTTTCTTTACTTGTGCTATCATAACTACCTTCagaatttaatattatttacatgtttttagtattttgtatgtcacaattttttttatctactGTTCAAAATtcacattttaataattttatttgtaaaaaatttatcaacttttttctgaaagtattaaatttttgataattcaTGCTAGAATCCAATTTacagaaataaaatttttttgataagaaattacatttattttcatcaCACTTTCGTATTTTAGACACCaatatttttcttctaaatttatttcaaataaagtCAACTTCTGTTACTAGagaactttttttattttgccttaagattgattttaaatcttttttctttaatttgaAATACAAACAATGAAAATTTTCAAGTTTGTAATTTAAGAATAAAAGAAATGTAATAGAACGCTAAATGTAGGAGAAAAAACAATCTAAAACACTTGTTCTAATTTCAttgataaatgatattttaaaaaaaaaactatgaaactttttattaagaagtaaaaaattaaaaaaattccatAACAGATTTTCTATCTGAATATgtgtaaaattaaagatCAAGCTCTAATGGGCTTAAGTTTAGCAATACAAGagatttaaatttattatttattactcCCCATAAGCGAGTTATTTCATTGAACATTTTCTGTGATGATTCATCTTCTGTACTGACACATTCGAATATCCATGGTTTAATATCAATGAGATAATGATAAAGAACATTTCGAATTGAATCATAAAGATCTGGTCCATGATACATTGCATCAATAATCTCaggataaatttttaatagtgaAATAAGTATTGTCTCAGGAGCATTAACATTGTTTAGTGTATTAAGCCAAGAACTTGTCTGTTGAACacaaaaatcattaaattcATAACAAGTacaaaattctttaaaagtTTCCAAACCAAAGAGAAACAATTTTTCCTTAAATACTCCATCATTTTCCGAAGCAAAACTTGTTTTTGTATAGTGTCTTTCGATAACAGAATGAAATTGCATCCAAAATTGCCAAGCCTTATATGAAAATTCTTCTGAGTTATTTTCAGAAACAGCACGGATAGAGCTATTTTTATGGCAGTCGATAATTATGGAAGagataaatttaatcttaagtgtttttattataagatCATCACTAAAAAAGAATTCTTCTCCATTAGATATTTGACAGCGTGATTCAAgtattgataaaatagaCTCTAAATTAGTTGTCCAATGTTCTACATAAAACATCCATTCTTTCATAATAAGATTTCGTGTTTTTGTTGAATAGAAAAGTTTTGCACAATAATCCATAATCTtctcaaaataatttaagcCATTaggattttttattttgttatcatatttaattatatctgttcctttattaataaaatccAAAATTTCCAATGGTTTATGATGAATACATCTATCAAAGTATTCCATAACAACATCCTCTGAAGCTCCAAAATTTTCAATAGAGCGAAGCATTCTAATACGTTCATCCAATGCTGCGTCGTTACCAACATATTCCAAAAGAGTCATTATTGTTTGGTAAACTTGgctatttttatacttatccTTTGCTATTGAATGAAGTTTCAAAACATAATTATCTAACGTTTCTatagctttttttttatttaaagttacAAGTTGTTTTCTTCCTTTATCATATAATGTGGCAGCAGCTTCTATAAAAGAATTCACGACATCAAGATTTTCAGATTGTTGTGATTTTAACTGAGATGCTTCATAAGGAGTTAAGTCTGATAAAGAAGACTCCTGCCTTAAGTTACCCATAAGAAGCGTTAATGAGTGATGCATTAAATTACGTACATGCTTCAAAATagcatttatatttaataaattatccaTTTGAATCCATTTATGAAAGAGATAATTTGCAAACCTGTTTTTAGTAAAGTGTTCTTTAAAAACATTCAGGTACTTATCAATATCTTTTTCATCTTCAAAAAAATGATCGAAAAGTGGTTTCACAATAAGTCTTACAATCCTCCTAACAATTGACATATCTTTTTCCACTTCAAGAACAATTATAAAttctttaatatcatttgTATCCAAAGTTATTACTTCATTAGATTGCAAGATATCCAGACAATTTAATCCAGCTGATTTTGCAGACTTATCAGCGTCGCGTAAAATAAACGGAATTTTCATCCTCATGATCTTTGCAATACAAGATCCTGTAAATGGATAAGCACTCAAAAGTCCTATTCCATCATAAACTTTGGCACGTACGATTGCAACACTTTCGTTTGAAagtttatcaataaataatgaaataatttcaCGAAGATCACTACCATCAAGTTGAAACCATCCTCTACCTAAAACGCCCAGAAATTCTTTGGCAAGAAATGCTCTTATTGGAACAAAAGGATCCATAATAAGTCTTTTTAATGCTGTAACTTGGAGCATAAAACAAGTCTCAACATCAGATGAATCAACCTTAAGTTTTGGATTTATTGGAAACATGTGTGTTAACATAATTGCAGTATTAAGACGATCCAACTTATGACGTAATGAATAATCAAGCCATAGAAACTCAAGAGTACCCTTGTATAGCAAAAGTTGtgcattattaataatattgccTTTCACAGCGTTACCATTAGTTTTTGAAACTTCTCTACTTTTATCACAAATAGCTTCAAACAAATTCataaatttgttttgaaTATTACTGTCCTCAGCAAAAATAGCAAgttcaaatattttagataCTACTAAagcaataaatatatctatctCTCTATCTTGTTCTTCTAAAGAACAATTGCTAACAGTACTTTTAACAAAACTAAATGTACTAATCAAAAGTTCTGcatatcttttataatgtGTATCAGacttaatatttaatatagcATTTCCAAATGTTTTTCTAAACAAATTTGGACCaatagaataataaaaattagcTGCAATTTTAGTTCCTTCACGTTTTTCTAGAAATTCACTATTTGTAATAGAAGCTATCATGTCATGAactgataaaatttttacagcCTCAGGAATTTCtgattttcttttatacaaaagagctaacttttttttctaaaaaaattatcataaaaataaagataattattttcttacCATAACTTGGGGATTAGTAACACATTCTCTATAGAGATCAACCCATGATTCATTGCTTACTAATGTTAAATCAACGTTTTCCATTGAAAGTATAATACaactataataaataatttgatcaaaatgaataatatGTGGTAAGAAAAAAAGCGCTAAAAATAAAACGTTACTCCAGAATAACTTTCTTGACaagaaacatttattaaaaactcataattaattaattgtaaacaaatataaaaaaaaacacaacaacaaaaattttaagacaTTATGGTCTTTTTGTTATCTTTCTTATCTGTacgttttttaaattttttatttatattttttgatctAGGTAAAACTCCActatgtttattattttttccatCTTTTCTATCTCccttattaaatttttttccttgCCGACCATTGTTAGCCGATCTGTTCTTCTTTTTGGCAATCTTTGTTACTCTTATTTCTCTTCCAAGTAATTGAGATCCATTGAGGGTTAGTGCTTTTTTAAGTAATGTAGGATCTGAAAGTCTCACGAAGGCTATTCCAATACCTTCATGTGAATTTCTATCACGTACAACACGAACAGCATTGACGTCAACAACAGgagaaaaatgttttattaaatcatcTTCTGTAATTTTAAGATGTAGGTTACCTACAAAAACTGAACATTTTGGATcgtattttatatcattagcCGATGTAACAATTAACTGACGACCATCAATTTCATGTTTTCCAGCTGCAAGTGCAGCACCAACAGATTCTTCTTTTTCATATTTCACATAAAATGTCAAACTCTTTTGTAATTCTGAAAATTTACCAGTTTGTGCAGCAGCTCTCCTACtcattttttcattttgtgGTAAAACATTACGCATTCTTACAGAATGAACTTTTCCAAAATGATGAAATATATTACGAATCTTGTCTCTTGTTGTATTCAATGGTGCATTACCAACATATAAAGTTCTTGGACATTCATCATCTCTTTGCTTAACTGTATCTAATTTTTGTTGTATTTTCtttctaaataataaaaatttattacattcTTAAAAATCTAAACAAACTTGTGTTCTTCTCTTTCTTTATGTTTTTCTTCCTTACGTTGTTCTTCAGCTCTTGTATGTGTTATAACCATTTTCTCTGCAGCTGTAACTGGTCCACTTTCTTCATCAGAAGAACTACTACTTTCTTCTTCATTATTGTTAGAAGCACCAAATAAAGCAGCAGCAAGATTTCCAGGACGATATTTTGAAGTCATATTtaggtaaaatattttttaaaaatattattctattCAAATGTTAGAACGTTACTCCAAATAAATCATGAAGTCGTTTTAAGATTAAGTGATAAGAATTGTATCTTATGTTTTGTTTGAAGTTAAACTAAAATTATGaagtattatatatttgttgaTTTTTCATCTTTTCAAAAAGATAAAGATACTTCTGTAATAATTAATACTATTGAtgattttacaaataatctTAAAGATGTCCGGCATACAACTGAACaggtataaataaatatcacattcattataaattaattttagataaatttgGAAGAAATTGATGGAAATCtaagtatttattttgaaagtTTGGGTGTAAAATGTGAATGTAATTTGATCGAAGGAATTTTTATATCCTCATCAAAgtctaaatattttgatgaaattgacattaaaaaaattccatTTCCTtcctattttattttttatgataaagaCGATAGTGATAAATCTATAAACTCTAAAATGAATGATGCTTTGtttttatggaaaaaaagatattttctCGACAATCATAGATTATCTTTTCAagtttctaaaaatatttctgaaGTTATTCaatgtatattaaatattagaaattttatttgtcaAACAGAAGATCTATTTCTTGCTGGCCATCCTGATTTTAGTATATGGTTTGAGTGTAGTCCTAAAATTCCTGCATACATATCAAGTATTTTGTGGGGTGTATCCGAAGGAGTCAATGATAGATATATTAAATCTTGTTTTGATGATTCACTAATTGAAGAGAAAAAAACTATTTcagaagataaaaatatgcaTGAAATTAAACAAGAGTATATAGAACAAGATAATGTTAAatcaaatgaaaataatacaactttaaataatgtcTCTTTAGATACATTCTTTTGGAAAGTTTCTGAagtaaaaaaagaagttgGTGAAAATTTTGATACAACACATGACTTTTATAATTCaagtataaataatactCACAAAAGTGCAAAAACAAATAAGTGggatgtaaaaaatatttctactATAAAGACAAAATTAGGAGATTTATTTGAAGAAAAGCAAGGAGAAATTACTAAAGTTAAAGAACATTTTATTcctcttaaaaataaaaaatcttttccTATATATGGTGCAGAAACGGATTATGATTCAAATTTATCTGAATTAGATGGTTTAATAAGTCATCATCttgaaataatttcttttggTTCAGTAAACCaaatattaaacataaaaGTATTTCAACCACGTTTTgaattaaaatgtaaaaaactTCCAAATGAAAGTGAAGAAAgcaaaaatataagaaatcAAACGTATTACGATTCATTAGGTGAAGttctttttacaaaaaagGTTGTTATGTATTTTAAACATGTAGCATCGGGTGAATATGGGTTTATACAAGCAACaaagttttttaatgatgaaaTAAGAATGTATGCAAgtttttttgattatcataaaaagaaatttgttttaaGTGGAAAACCAATCGAGCATGCAATTGAATATCCAGAAAGGAATGGGACATGGGGAACAAGTAATGTACAAAATTATGAGAGACAATGTTGGCTTACAATTTCATCTTTTCGTAATGAATGTTACAAAATATATCGCTTTTTGTTAAATAGTGATAAAAcagttaaattaaaaaattacatcaAGTTAATGAGAGAACATGCCAGGATAATTGGTATGAGTGAACAGTAcaataaatttcttaaagAAATGGTAACTACAGTTTTACCTGAAAATTCAGATAATCTGTCACAAGaacattataatttattgaaaagTCTTTCTTCAGAGGGTATATATTCCCCAGAAATagattgttaaaaaatattctttttattgttatttgaAAAGTAAAATGAGGACTTATaatagtagaaaaaaaactttataaaaaaagaaaataacaatttttaggaattattaaaattgaattaACAAATGAATTAATTAAACAGATATACAAAAAATCATTGGTTGGAAGCTAACTCTTCATAGATCTCTAATTCGTCTggttttaactttttaaaggCCTTTTGAAGTTTCTTTTCCCTGGCTTCCTCTCCTATGTCTGCATACTTATTTTTCTTAGCTTGTTTAAAAAAGTCAAAAGCTGTCTTTTTATGAACGACTTTTCTAGCGTTTCTCTTTGTTACTTTACCGAGATCAATCATTTGTTTTTTTGTGT
Proteins encoded in this region:
- a CDS encoding RNA-binding protein 34 — translated: MTSKYRPGNLAAALFGASNNNEEESSSSSDEESGPVTAAEKMVITHTRAEEQRKEEKHKEREEHKKKIQQKLDTVKQRDDECPRTLYVGNAPLNTTRDKIRNIFHHFGKVHSVRMRNVLPQNEKMSRRAAAQTGKFSELQKSLTFYVKYEKEESVGAALAAGKHEIDGRQLIVTSANDIKYDPKCSVFVGNLHLKITEDDLIKHFSPVVDVNAVRVVRDRNSHEGIGIAFVRLSDPTLLKKALTLNGSQLLGREIRVTKIAKKKNRSANNGRQGKKFNKGDRKDGKNNKHSGVLPRSKNINKKFKKRTDKKDNKKTIMS
- a CDS encoding Ku, C-terminal domain-containing protein translates to MKYYIFVDFSSFQKDKDTSVIINTIDDFTNNLKDVRHTTEQINLEEIDGNLSIYFESLGVKCECNLIEGIFISSSKSKYFDEIDIKKIPFPSYFIFYDKDDSDKSINSKMNDALFLWKKRYFLDNHRLSFQVSKNISEVIQCILNIRNFICQTEDLFLAGHPDFSIWFECSPKIPAYISSILWGVSEGVNDRYIKSCFDDSLIEEKKTISEDKNMHEIKQEYIEQDNVKSNENNTTLNNVSLDTFFWKVSEVKKEVGENFDTTHDFYNSSINNTHKSAKTNKWDVKNISTIKTKLGDLFEEKQGEITKVKEHFIPLKNKKSFPIYGAETDYDSNLSELDGLISHHLEIISFGSVNQILNIKVFQPRFELKCKKLPNESEESKNIRNQTYYDSLGEVLFTKKVVMYFKHVASGEYGFIQATKFFNDEIRIGKPIEHAIEYPERNGTWGTSNVQNYERQCWLTISSFRNECYKIYRFLLNSDKTVKLKNYIKLMREHARIIGMSEQYNKFLKEMVTTVLPENSDNLSQEHYNLLKSLSSEGIYSPEIDC